The following are encoded in a window of Sminthopsis crassicaudata isolate SCR6 chromosome 3, ASM4859323v1, whole genome shotgun sequence genomic DNA:
- the C5AR2 gene encoding C5a anaphylatoxin chemotactic receptor 2 produces MTEMENASISYDYEDYSLGPHLPVDCEPGGSCGSLNPLWLSPLFLYAAVFLVGVPGNVIVAWVTGATARRSAPSIWFLHLAIADLLCCLSLPLLAVPIIRQGDWPFGAAACRLLPSAILINMYASVLLLAGASIGRCLAVLRPGRAQDRLWPAWAGSGVAWVLALLLTFPSMLTRRLHQEYFPERLECVVDYGGSRGVEGAVVGIRFIGGFLGPLAIVASCHGVLLIHLRGQPKPQTLRLLILVVIGFFLCWAPYHVVGLVIAAAAPHSALLASVLQAEPLVIGLAMANSCLNPTLFLVLGRARLQRSLWAACRLALGEDTQEDGANRPRSSKSSSEAFVSEMV; encoded by the coding sequence ATGACTGAAATGGAGAATGCCTCAATAAGCTATGACTATGAGGATTACAGCCTGGGTCCTCACCTGCCTGTAGACTGTGAGCCAGGTGGTTCTTGTGGCTCTTTGAATCCTCTTTGGCTCTCTCCTTTGTTTCTCTATGCTGCCGTTTTTCTAGTGGGCGTGCCAGGAAATGTGATTGTGGCTTGGGTGACGGGGGCCACAGCACGGCGGTCAGCCCCCTCCATTTGGTTCTTGCACTTGGCCATAGCTGACCTGCTCTGCTGCCTGTCCCTGCCTCTGCTGGCCGTACCGATCATCCGTCAAGGAGACTGGCCCTTTGGCGCAGCTGCCTGCCGCCTTCTGCCCTCAGCCATTCTGATCAACATGTATGCCAGCGTCTTGCTCTTGGCCGGTGCCAGCATTGGCCGATGTCTGGCTGTGCTTCGGCCTGGCAGGGCCCAGGACCGTCTGTGGCCAGCGTGGGCGGGCAGCGGAGTTGCCTGGGTGCTGGCGCTActgctcactttcccctccatgTTGACTCGACGACTTCACCAGGAATACTTCCCAGAACGATTGGAGTGCGTGGTGGATTATGGTGGGTCCCGTGGGGTTGAGGGAGCTGTGGTTGGCATCCGCTTCATTGGCGGTTTTCTTGGGCCGCTGGCAATTGTGGCCAGCTGCCATGGAGTCCTGCTGATTCACCTGAGAGGGCAGCCCAAGCCCCAGACCTTGCGACTCTTGATCTTGGTTGTGATTGGCTTCTTCCTCTGTTGGGCACCTTACCACGTGGTAGGGCTGGTGATTGCGGCTGCAGCCCCTCACTCAGCGCTCCTGGCCAGTGTTCTCCAGGCTGAGCCCCTCGTTATAGGTTTAGCGATGGCCAACAGCTGTCTCAATCCCACCTTATTCCTGGTCTTAGGCCGGGCTCGGCTCCAGAGGTCCCTGTGGGCTGCCTGCCGCCTGGCTCTGGGTGAGGACACGCAGGAGGATGGCGCAAACAGGCCCAGAAGTAGCAAGTCTTCTAGCGAAGCATTCGTCTCAGAGATGGTCTAA